The following DNA comes from Clostridia bacterium.
GGTGCATCCAGATAGAAGAATGCATCGCTATCTGCTATAACGGCAGCTATTTCTCCACCAAAGCCACCTGTTTGAACTGCTTCGTGTACTATCAACACTCTTCCTGTCTTTTGAACGGATTGTATCACTGTCTCTTTGTCCATTGGGAGCAATGTTCTAATGTCTACTACTTCTACGCTTATTCCTTCTTTCTCAAGGTCTTGTGCTGCTTTTAAGCAGGTAGGTATCATTCTTCCATAGGTTATTATGCTTATGTCTTTGCCTTCTTTTTTTATGTCGGCTTTGCCCAAGGGAACTATGTATTCACCTTCAGGTACCATGCCTTTTTTTCTGTACAGTAATTTTTGTTCAAAAAAGCAGACAGGGTTATCGTCACGTATAGCGGCCTTTAATAATCCCTTTGCGTCATAGGGGGTGGAAGGTACTACTACTTTTAGTCCAGGTATATGGCAAAGCCATGCTTCTAAACTTTGTGAGTGCTGCGCTGCTGCACCGGTACCCGAGCCTGCAGGTGTTCTCATCACCATGGGTACTTTTGCCTTGCCGCCGAACATGTAGCGCATCTTTGCCGCCTGATTTACAATCTGATCCAGTGCTATTGTTATAAAATCGCTAAACATTATTTCTATGATAGGTCGTAAACCTGTAACTGCTGCACCTACTGCACAGCCAGCTATTGCCGCTTCGGATATGGGGGTATCTCTTACACGCTTTTTACCAAACTCCTCTAACATACCGGCAGATACTTCAAACGAACCACCGTACAGACCTACATCTTCACCCATCAGTATGATATCCGGGTCGTTACGCATCTCTTCGCACATCGCTTCTTTTATCGCTTGTGCATATATTATTTCTCTCATAGCAGTTTTCCCTCCTCACTTTTATGCATATACATCGTCGGTTATTGCATCCAATGGTGGATAAGGGCTGTTGTTTGCAAATTCTACTGATACTTCTATTTCCTGGGCTGCCTGTTTTTCTATAGTTTCTAGCTGCTCTTGGGTGAATATCTTTTGTTCCAGCAGCTTTTTTTTCATGAATTTTATAGGATCTTTTTTCTTCCACTGTTCTATTTCTTCTTTTGTACGGTATACGTTGGCATCGCTCTTGGAATGACCGGATATTCTGTAGGTCTTAGATTCTATCAATATGGGACCATTTTGTTTTACATAGGATTTAGCCTCTAGTACTGTGTTGTATACCTCGAATACGTTATTACCATCCACTATCTTGCCAGGTATACCGTATGATTTAGCTCTTTGGGCTATATCTTTTATGTTCATATGGTTTTCTATCGGTATTGACATACCGTATAGGTTGTTTTCACATATGAATATTACCGGCAGTTTCCATATTGATGCTAAATTCAATGATTCGTGAAAGCTGCCTTGATTGGTTGCGCCATCACCAAAAAAGCAGACTACTACTCTGTCTAATTCTTTATACTGAGTAGTCAATGCCGCTCCTACTGCTATAGGTATGCCACCACCTACTATACCATTTCCACCTAAATTGCCTATTTCTAAATCAGCTATGTGCATGGAACCGCCTTTACCCTTGCAATATCCTGTCTGCTTGCCAAACATTTCCGCCATCATCAATTTTACATCTGCACCTTTGCCTATGCAATGTCCATGACCTCTGTGAGTGCTCGTTATTTGATCGTCTTTGTCTAGTGCACAGCATACTCCTATTGCTGTGGCTTCTTCACCTATATACAAATGAGTTGTTCCATGCAGCATCCCCGCAGAAAAGAAGTATTCTAACTTTTTTTCAAAGAGCCTTGTGAGTAACATTTTATAATATATCTCTTCAAGCTTGCCTTTAGGTATATCTATCTTTCCCATTATGATTTTTCACCTCGCATCGTATGCTTTTATTATCTTTTCTATGAAAGCTGAGTAAGAATAACTAAAACTATACAATCTTGCTTATCAAGCAACTATATCATAACTGTAGATACATCAAAGACCTAAATAGTATGATACAAAAAACACCATGAAATATTGCAATAATAAGTGAAAATTGAAAAAAATGATCGAAAAGTGCTTAAAATTCAGGTAGGAGCTGAACTCATAGAAAGAGAGAGTACTTAATAAGGCGCGGAAAAATCCACGCCTTATATTTTTTGATTAAAAAGCTATAATTAGTCCTCCATCATTTGCATACACCGTGCTTATACCTGCAGTCTCGACTATAATAATATCCTTAAAATTATACAGTTTTTTTACCTCTTCCTTGAATTTGATAGCTTTTTCTAAACAATTGCAATGAGCTATTCCAAGGGTCTTGTTCTCCAGATCTTTACCATGTTCACCTATCACCTTAACCAATCTTTTAAATGCTCGATTAGAACCTCTCACACGCTCTAACATGTCTATTTCACCTTTTTCATTTCCTCTCATTATAGG
Coding sequences within:
- a CDS encoding thiamine pyrophosphate-dependent dehydrogenase E1 component subunit alpha → MGKIDIPKGKLEEIYYKMLLTRLFEKKLEYFFSAGMLHGTTHLYIGEEATAIGVCCALDKDDQITSTHRGHGHCIGKGADVKLMMAEMFGKQTGYCKGKGGSMHIADLEIGNLGGNGIVGGGIPIAVGAALTTQYKELDRVVVCFFGDGATNQGSFHESLNLASIWKLPVIFICENNLYGMSIPIENHMNIKDIAQRAKSYGIPGKIVDGNNVFEVYNTVLEAKSYVKQNGPILIESKTYRISGHSKSDANVYRTKEEIEQWKKKDPIKFMKKKLLEQKIFTQEQLETIEKQAAQEIEVSVEFANNSPYPPLDAITDDVYA
- a CDS encoding alpha-ketoacid dehydrogenase subunit beta, translated to MREIIYAQAIKEAMCEEMRNDPDIILMGEDVGLYGGSFEVSAGMLEEFGKKRVRDTPISEAAIAGCAVGAAVTGLRPIIEIMFSDFITIALDQIVNQAAKMRYMFGGKAKVPMVMRTPAGSGTGAAAQHSQSLEAWLCHIPGLKVVVPSTPYDAKGLLKAAIRDDNPVCFFEQKLLYRKKGMVPEGEYIVPLGKADIKKEGKDISIITYGRMIPTCLKAAQDLEKEGISVEVVDIRTLLPMDKETVIQSVQKTGRVLIVHEAVQTGGFGGEIAAVIADSDAFFYLDAPIKRLCGLDVPIPYSPELEKNVVPTEPEIKAALKRLLI